One genomic window of Xanthobacter dioxanivorans includes the following:
- a CDS encoding ERF family protein, whose product MNEVDDLVLPTAAKANLPAPRAPRAVAPRRASAKSDAGSILGAIMQAASNPEIDAAKVASLMDNYRSIRAEEAKRAYLAALPDMQADLPTIDQNGRIRIEKSGVLIQETKYARWEDINEAIQPVLRAHGFALSFRLSVAPDGKQNITAVLSHTEGHQEETTITLMHDSTGSKNSVQAVGSTISYGQRYTARALLNFQSRAREDRDDDGRAAGGVEMISEDQVLALRDLAASVEADEKRFCTFMRIERLADLPASRFNEAKTALERKRGK is encoded by the coding sequence TTGAATGAGGTCGATGATCTCGTTCTACCCACCGCCGCCAAGGCCAATCTTCCGGCCCCACGCGCACCGCGCGCTGTAGCCCCCCGCCGCGCCTCTGCCAAGTCCGATGCCGGGTCGATCCTCGGCGCCATCATGCAGGCCGCCAGCAACCCGGAAATCGATGCCGCGAAGGTCGCGAGCCTGATGGACAATTACCGCTCCATCCGAGCGGAAGAGGCAAAGCGCGCCTACCTCGCGGCCCTTCCCGACATGCAAGCCGATCTGCCGACGATCGACCAGAACGGGCGGATCCGCATCGAGAAGAGCGGCGTCCTCATTCAGGAAACCAAATACGCCCGGTGGGAGGACATCAACGAGGCGATCCAGCCGGTGCTGCGCGCCCATGGCTTCGCCCTGTCGTTCCGCCTCAGCGTCGCGCCCGACGGCAAGCAGAACATCACTGCCGTCCTCAGCCACACCGAGGGCCACCAGGAGGAAACCACCATCACTCTGATGCACGACAGCACCGGGTCGAAGAACTCGGTGCAGGCCGTCGGCAGCACGATCAGCTATGGCCAGCGCTACACGGCCCGCGCGCTCCTGAATTTCCAGAGCCGAGCCCGCGAAGACCGTGACGACGATGGCCGCGCTGCCGGCGGCGTCGAGATGATCTCGGAAGATCAGGTGCTGGCGTTGCGCGATCTCGCCGCCAGCGTCGAGGCCGATGAAAAGCGCTTCTGCACCTTCATGCGGATCGAACGTCTCGCCGATCTTCCTGCAAGCCGCTTCAACGAAGCGAAGACCGCCCTGGAACGCAAGAGGGGGAAGTGA
- a CDS encoding DUF2312 domain-containing protein, translating into MTGIGDNSEAGAGLVKSFVDRILRLKEEQDAIGDDVKDVYAEAKSQGLDKTALGKVVAKIRANQKNPDKYAETEALVELYMNAVEAEALTHARA; encoded by the coding sequence ATGACCGGCATCGGCGACAACAGCGAGGCCGGCGCAGGGCTGGTCAAGAGCTTTGTGGACCGCATCCTCCGGCTCAAGGAAGAGCAGGACGCGATCGGCGACGACGTCAAGGACGTGTACGCCGAGGCAAAGTCGCAGGGCCTCGACAAGACCGCACTGGGCAAGGTGGTCGCGAAGATCCGCGCCAACCAGAAAAACCCCGACAAGTACGCCGAGACGGAAGCCTTGGTGGAACTCTACATGAATGCGGTTGAGGCGGAAGCCCTCACGCATGCGCGTGCGTGA
- a CDS encoding RusA family crossover junction endodeoxyribonuclease has product MIVLHLPIPPSVNELYRIRDGAPRKSDRVKTWTRAAHGHFLEQGGHRAGKIVGRFHLTVILDEKRRGTSDADNRLKVLLDYLQKGARVISNDRFADSITVRWGHAPVGCTVMIEPVFAEAQAPRAAE; this is encoded by the coding sequence ATGATCGTCCTTCACCTTCCCATCCCGCCCTCGGTCAATGAGCTGTACCGCATCCGTGACGGCGCCCCTCGCAAGTCGGACCGGGTGAAGACCTGGACCCGCGCCGCGCATGGGCATTTCCTTGAGCAGGGAGGCCACAGGGCGGGCAAGATCGTCGGCCGCTTCCACCTGACCGTCATCCTCGACGAAAAGCGCCGTGGCACGTCCGACGCGGACAACAGGCTGAAGGTTCTTCTGGACTACCTGCAGAAGGGCGCGCGGGTCATCTCGAATGATCGGTTCGCGGACAGCATCACGGTTCGTTGGGGCCATGCGCCTGTCGGCTGCACGGTGATGATTGAACCGGTGTTTGCGGAAGCGCAGGCCCCGCGCGCCGCAGAGTGA
- a CDS encoding GcrA family cell cycle regulator yields the protein MMAATIAAPQWPEEEKAFALDLDAHGFSASKIAEELNREFGTMRTRNSVIGIIHRSGVREKRGKRTKVRSTAGPPRTETSKRHRKERMENIALDQECLAAEVPETHPPSPEGGVSIMDLERWHCRRVVHERPAMFCGKPAAFNTSWCTECAPQIFTKDGFERLLANKKAPIHLRAAA from the coding sequence ATGATGGCCGCCACTATCGCAGCCCCCCAGTGGCCGGAAGAAGAGAAGGCCTTCGCGCTCGATCTGGACGCTCATGGCTTCTCGGCATCGAAGATAGCCGAAGAGCTGAACCGCGAGTTCGGCACAATGCGCACCCGCAATTCCGTCATTGGAATCATTCACAGGTCCGGTGTTCGGGAGAAGCGCGGGAAGAGAACTAAGGTGCGCTCGACGGCTGGGCCGCCGAGGACGGAAACATCCAAGCGGCACCGCAAGGAGCGCATGGAAAACATCGCCCTTGATCAGGAATGCCTTGCTGCCGAAGTGCCCGAAACCCATCCGCCTTCGCCTGAAGGTGGCGTGTCTATTATGGATCTTGAGCGTTGGCACTGCCGCCGGGTGGTGCACGAGAGGCCTGCGATGTTCTGCGGGAAGCCTGCGGCCTTCAACACCTCATGGTGCACCGAGTGCGCGCCGCAGATCTTCACCAAGGACGGCTTCGAGCGGCTCTTAGCCAATAAGAAGGCGCCCATCCACCTGAGGGCTGCGGCATGA
- a CDS encoding DUF1902 domain-containing protein: MEQMINVEIKRHRETGLLLATSEDMPGLMVHGRTMAEMEERLPIAARDILEHQGHTVQSVTLEKSRLSDNFWPAHVTVNASMAAAA, translated from the coding sequence ATGGAGCAAATGATCAACGTCGAAATCAAACGTCACAGGGAAACCGGCCTTCTCCTCGCCACCAGTGAGGACATGCCGGGCCTCATGGTCCACGGCCGTACCATGGCCGAGATGGAAGAGAGGCTCCCAATCGCCGCGCGTGACATCCTTGAGCACCAAGGGCACACGGTCCAGAGCGTAACCCTGGAAAAATCGCGCCTCAGCGATAATTTCTGGCCGGCGCATGTGACCGTCAACGCGTCGATGGCAGCCGCTGCGTGA
- a CDS encoding helix-turn-helix domain-containing protein, whose product MKLGTHLTANGITHAEFAIRIRTSQAAVTRYVLGQRTPRPDVIARISEATAGEVTANDFMPDYAHQPAPEQTGSAA is encoded by the coding sequence ATGAAGCTGGGAACTCATCTCACCGCCAACGGCATCACCCACGCTGAGTTTGCGATCCGTATCCGGACATCGCAGGCCGCAGTCACACGATATGTGCTTGGGCAGCGGACCCCACGGCCCGACGTGATCGCGCGCATCTCTGAGGCGACGGCCGGAGAAGTGACCGCGAACGACTTCATGCCCGACTACGCCCACCAGCCCGCCCCCGAACAGACAGGGAGCGCTGCGTGA
- a CDS encoding DUF6948 domain-containing protein yields the protein MSDLKPILVTTAHRGVFAGLVPADTDLSAKTLSLKDARMAIYWGTTKGVMELAETGPTGKSRISAKADIPVLHDVTAVFEVSDTAWAKWVSA from the coding sequence ATGAGCGACCTCAAGCCGATCCTCGTCACTACCGCCCATCGCGGCGTGTTCGCCGGCCTCGTGCCCGCCGACACTGACCTGTCCGCCAAGACGCTCTCCCTCAAGGACGCCCGCATGGCGATCTATTGGGGCACGACCAAGGGCGTGATGGAGTTGGCCGAGACCGGCCCGACCGGCAAGAGCCGCATCAGCGCGAAAGCCGACATTCCGGTCCTGCACGACGTGACGGCGGTGTTCGAGGTGTCCGACACCGCGTGGGCCAAGTGGGTGTCGGCGTGA
- a CDS encoding LexA family transcriptional regulator translates to MSQEALAKLVGTSQAQIDRLEKGQRKLTKEWAVRIAPHLGIDPSDLLFPDRARHLESEEVAAQIGKPGDRPMTIGQETGRRGIPDDASAQLDVTAGMGGGGLTVISDGVPGRSGMTFAAEHVRDFWRLPGDVLASLGLKARDVIVVPVQGDSMADTLMEGDFVFVDTRHRLPSPDGVYCLTDDFGGVVIKRLEVASHPRDEEIVVRIISDNPKHPPKDRALSEIQIIGRVLRRFGVVG, encoded by the coding sequence ATGAGCCAAGAAGCGCTGGCCAAACTGGTCGGCACTTCACAGGCTCAAATCGACCGGCTTGAAAAAGGCCAGCGCAAGCTCACCAAGGAGTGGGCGGTGCGCATTGCGCCGCATCTGGGCATTGACCCTTCCGACCTGCTTTTCCCGGACCGGGCGCGCCACCTCGAATCGGAAGAGGTTGCCGCTCAAATCGGCAAGCCGGGCGACCGCCCAATGACGATCGGGCAGGAAACAGGGCGCCGGGGCATTCCAGATGATGCATCAGCCCAACTCGACGTGACCGCGGGCATGGGCGGCGGCGGCCTCACGGTCATTTCGGATGGTGTGCCGGGCCGATCTGGGATGACGTTCGCGGCGGAACATGTCCGCGACTTCTGGCGCCTTCCGGGCGATGTTCTTGCGTCCCTCGGGCTCAAGGCGCGGGACGTGATCGTGGTGCCCGTTCAAGGGGACAGCATGGCCGACACGCTCATGGAGGGCGACTTCGTCTTTGTCGACACCAGGCACCGCCTGCCGTCGCCCGACGGCGTCTACTGCCTTACGGACGATTTCGGGGGCGTCGTGATCAAGCGGCTTGAGGTTGCCTCACACCCCCGTGACGAGGAAATCGTGGTGCGGATCATCTCCGACAACCCGAAGCATCCGCCCAAGGATAGGGCACTTTCAGAGATCCAGATCATCGGCCGTGTGCTTCGGCGGTTTGGGGTGGTGGGATGA
- a CDS encoding helix-turn-helix domain-containing protein, with product MTNAHDWIRVATPIRGQRPDLIQIIILRVCAHFMVSRLDVISPRCAAHVVRARHVAMYLSKELTSKTMAGIGLRFDHRDHTTVLHAVRKISAQIQTDPVLAAEVEAIRRQIEGGDHAPSE from the coding sequence ATGACAAATGCGCACGACTGGATTCGAGTGGCAACGCCAATCCGTGGTCAAAGGCCAGACCTTATTCAGATCATCATTTTGCGCGTATGCGCGCATTTCATGGTGTCCAGGTTGGATGTGATCTCGCCGCGCTGCGCAGCTCATGTGGTGCGGGCAAGACATGTCGCCATGTACCTGTCCAAAGAGCTTACCTCAAAAACCATGGCTGGCATCGGACTGCGGTTTGATCACCGCGATCATACGACCGTTCTCCACGCGGTGCGCAAGATCTCCGCCCAGATCCAGACCGATCCTGTCCTCGCCGCTGAAGTCGAAGCCATCCGCCGGCAGATCGAAGGGGGTGACCATGCCCCGTCCGAGTGA